One window of the Chryseotalea sp. WA131a genome contains the following:
- a CDS encoding SUMF1/EgtB/PvdO family nonheme iron enzyme, which yields MKNFIALIFFFLTNLSFAQDFKAYTQTIPGAKINFQMAAIPPGKFQMGSKNIMANNDESPVKEVEVSAFWMGTKEVTFGEWDLYFKDTQLPQGKNPDGITRATPQYIDLTWGMGRDANHPTNSMSQTATLMYCKWLYSKTGIFFRLPTEAEWEYACKANSPAISIDAKVLIEHGYFKDNSEGKFHHVGEKKPNAFGLYDMLGNLSEWTLDQYNPDYLSKMGNKDPVNPPVSKYPKTVRGGSYMDKATELRCSNRLASSADWNKRDPQIPKSKWWLTDGMFVGFRIVRPLVQPSNEEIEKFFALYLK from the coding sequence ATGAAGAATTTCATTGCCCTCATTTTTTTCTTTTTAACCAACCTTTCTTTTGCACAAGACTTTAAAGCCTATACCCAAACCATCCCCGGAGCAAAAATTAATTTTCAAATGGCGGCCATCCCACCGGGTAAATTTCAGATGGGCAGCAAAAACATCATGGCCAACAATGATGAAAGTCCTGTGAAAGAAGTGGAAGTATCTGCTTTTTGGATGGGCACCAAAGAAGTAACTTTTGGTGAATGGGATCTCTATTTTAAGGACACGCAATTGCCTCAAGGCAAAAATCCGGATGGCATCACACGCGCTACTCCCCAATACATCGACTTAACATGGGGCATGGGGCGCGATGCGAATCATCCTACGAACAGTATGAGCCAAACAGCAACGCTGATGTATTGCAAATGGCTGTACTCTAAAACTGGCATCTTTTTTCGTTTGCCCACCGAAGCGGAATGGGAGTATGCCTGCAAGGCGAACAGCCCCGCCATTTCAATTGATGCAAAAGTTTTGATTGAACATGGGTATTTCAAAGACAACAGTGAGGGAAAATTTCACCACGTGGGAGAGAAGAAACCAAATGCGTTTGGTTTGTACGACATGCTTGGTAATTTGAGCGAGTGGACGCTTGATCAATATAACCCAGATTATCTTTCAAAGATGGGTAATAAAGACCCCGTCAATCCACCAGTTTCAAAATACCCTAAAACCGTAAGAGGAGGTTCGTACATGGACAAGGCAACCGAGCTACGTTGTTCGAATCGACTGGCTTCTTCGGCTGATTGGAACAAGCGCGACCCGCAAATCCCAAAAAGCAAGTGGTGGCTCACAGATGGCATGTTTGTGGGGTTTAGAATTGTACGGCCATTGGTTCAACCAAGTAACGAAGAGATTGAAAAGTTTTTTGCGTTGTACTTGAAGTGA
- a CDS encoding PspC domain-containing protein, with protein sequence MKKNISINISGIIFHIEEDGYDALRKYLDSINQYFGSFQDSSEILADIENRIAEIFLAKLNDGKQVITYEDVEGLMATMGNVSDFKAAEEQDFEEQPNERRKERETSTRSESSYATANKKLYRDQRRKILGGVCGGFGHYFNVDPVWPRVLFALLIFGSGGVLLLAYIILWIVIPASDSLDEQTSIKKMYRDQEKKVLGGVASGVAAFFGGDVTVIRLLFIVLFFAGGFGLLLYIILWIALPEAKTITEKMEMQGEPVTLSNIESTVKKGINEKGEEESALAKIILFPFRLIAAAITAIGKVLGPLVRLLVDVIRIFIGLLFVLLGLALLISVVLSFGVFFGLFTSNLLPASWGGELQGLSLPMDAIRNTFPVWLFVTAFIALLIPCLSFILSGSSVIANRKIVGAPVAWSFGGLFFICAIILAINIPRIVYSFKEDAEYKTEKAFDLGNKTLVMKVIETGLDDYRVTDLTLRGYDGKEIKLVQRFISQGATRKSAIENAQMVEYRVNQKDSVLEFDSNITFKKNAKFHAQRLEMVLYLPYHQKFKVEKEMWRLIDNYNQYDNDSETFYNGYQYAGYYNSDEQTWEMTEKGLECITCPEKPKSEQGLDDKDQYGLKDFTEVEVKGIFDLRIKQSERFSVELDGPEREKRKYKVNVSGETLEIDYESRGRTFWEKDITEDRIKITILLPSLSKLKITGAGEFKVIGFDEEELNIALKGTMVGDAELKVQNLDIEMTGPMVFELDGEGRFLQAEVTGLAQLKAGQYEVEDAVVEAKKLGRARVNARNTLEMDTDAVSSIKYQGSPEVTRRD encoded by the coding sequence ATGAAAAAGAACATCAGCATCAACATCAGCGGCATCATCTTTCACATAGAAGAAGACGGATACGATGCCCTTCGCAAATACTTGGATTCTATCAATCAGTATTTTGGTTCGTTTCAAGACAGCAGCGAAATTTTGGCTGACATTGAAAACCGCATTGCCGAAATTTTTCTGGCAAAGCTGAACGATGGCAAGCAAGTAATTACCTATGAAGATGTGGAAGGTTTGATGGCCACCATGGGTAACGTGAGCGACTTCAAAGCTGCGGAAGAACAGGATTTTGAAGAGCAGCCCAATGAGCGAAGAAAAGAAAGAGAAACATCAACCCGTTCGGAGTCGAGTTATGCCACGGCCAACAAGAAATTGTATCGCGACCAGCGCAGGAAAATTTTAGGTGGTGTGTGCGGTGGCTTTGGCCATTATTTTAATGTAGACCCTGTGTGGCCGCGCGTGCTGTTTGCTCTCTTGATTTTCGGTAGCGGTGGCGTATTGCTTTTAGCGTACATCATTTTGTGGATTGTGATTCCGGCCTCTGATTCACTGGACGAACAAACGAGCATTAAAAAAATGTATCGCGACCAAGAAAAGAAAGTGCTGGGCGGTGTGGCGAGTGGCGTGGCGGCCTTCTTTGGTGGCGATGTTACAGTAATACGATTGCTATTTATCGTGCTCTTCTTCGCGGGTGGTTTCGGTTTGCTTCTTTACATCATCTTATGGATAGCCTTGCCCGAGGCTAAAACCATTACCGAGAAAATGGAAATGCAAGGCGAACCGGTTACGCTTTCAAATATTGAGTCGACTGTAAAAAAAGGTATTAACGAAAAAGGTGAAGAAGAAAGCGCGCTTGCAAAAATAATTTTGTTCCCTTTTCGGTTGATAGCTGCTGCCATTACAGCCATTGGTAAAGTGCTTGGGCCACTGGTGCGCTTGTTGGTGGATGTAATACGAATTTTCATCGGGTTGCTATTCGTACTGCTTGGTTTGGCGCTTTTGATTTCTGTTGTGCTATCGTTTGGCGTGTTCTTCGGATTGTTTACATCCAACCTGCTCCCCGCCTCGTGGGGTGGCGAGTTGCAAGGGTTAAGTTTGCCAATGGATGCCATCCGCAATACCTTTCCGGTGTGGCTCTTTGTAACCGCGTTTATTGCGTTGCTGATTCCGTGCTTAAGCTTTATCCTTTCGGGAAGTTCGGTAATTGCGAACCGAAAAATTGTGGGCGCACCGGTGGCGTGGAGTTTTGGGGGATTGTTTTTTATCTGTGCCATTATTTTGGCGATAAATATTCCGCGCATTGTTTATTCCTTTAAAGAAGATGCGGAATACAAAACCGAAAAAGCATTCGACTTAGGTAACAAGACTTTGGTGATGAAAGTGATCGAAACGGGGTTGGATGATTACCGTGTTACAGATTTGACTTTGCGTGGATACGATGGCAAAGAAATAAAATTGGTGCAGCGATTTATTTCGCAAGGAGCTACTCGCAAAAGCGCCATTGAAAATGCACAAATGGTGGAGTACCGTGTAAACCAAAAAGACAGTGTGCTAGAATTTGACAGCAATATCACCTTTAAGAAAAATGCCAAGTTTCATGCGCAACGATTGGAAATGGTTTTGTACCTGCCCTATCATCAAAAATTTAAAGTGGAAAAAGAAATGTGGCGATTGATTGACAACTACAATCAGTACGACAATGATTCGGAAACTTTTTACAATGGCTATCAATATGCTGGCTACTACAATAGCGATGAGCAAACATGGGAAATGACCGAAAAAGGGTTGGAGTGCATTACCTGTCCTGAAAAGCCAAAATCAGAACAGGGGCTTGATGACAAAGACCAATACGGGCTAAAAGATTTTACCGAAGTGGAAGTGAAAGGGATTTTTGATTTGCGTATCAAACAAAGCGAACGGTTCTCCGTAGAGCTTGATGGCCCCGAGCGTGAAAAGAGAAAATACAAAGTGAACGTTTCAGGAGAGACGTTGGAAATTGATTATGAAAGCAGGGGAAGAACATTTTGGGAAAAAGACATTACAGAGGACCGTATAAAAATCACCATTTTACTTCCCTCACTTTCAAAATTAAAGATTACAGGTGCAGGCGAATTTAAAGTAATTGGCTTTGATGAAGAAGAACTAAACATTGCGCTGAAAGGCACCATGGTGGGCGATGCTGAACTAAAAGTGCAAAACCTAGATATTGAAATGACGGGGCCAATGGTTTTTGAATTGGATGGTGAAGGCCGTTTTTTGCAAGCCGAAGTAACCGGCCTGGCACAACTCAAAGCCGGCCAATACGAAGTGGAAGATGCAGTAGTGGAAGCAAAGAAACTAGGCCGTGCGCGGGTGAATGCCAGAAACACCTTAGAGATGGATACAGATGCTGTGAGTTCAATCAAGTATCAAGGAAGTCCCGAGGTGACCAGGAGGGATTGA
- the thrC gene encoding threonine synthase: protein MHYYSTNNIHHRVSLKEAVLQGLAPDNGLYMPEQIPVLSKSFIENLSHLSFQEIGFAVAKNLIGDDLPEEELKRIVDHNIQFDAPLVEIEKNIFSLELFHGPTLAFKDFGARFLSGLLGYFAKQQEKEITILVATSGDTGSAVANGFYNVSGTRVIVLYPSGKVSEIQEKQFTTLGGNITALEIDGTFDDCQRLVKQAFIDEDLKQKLFLTSANSINIARLIPQSFYYFYAFAQLNEKQKQVVFSVPSGNFGNLTAGLLAKRMGLPIHQFIAATNQNDIVPEYLTTKLFSPRPSVQTISNAMDVGNPSNFARMLDLYQNNFEGLSKDVVGCHYSDEQTSDAMRAVFKNKNYTLDPQGAIGYLGLKDYLKSNTNAVGVFLETAHPAKFKETVQAAIGTAVSIPERLQNFLVGKKKSIRMGKEFGELKEFLICL, encoded by the coding sequence ATGCACTATTACAGCACCAACAACATCCATCATCGGGTAAGTTTAAAAGAAGCAGTTCTTCAAGGTCTTGCGCCAGATAATGGCCTATACATGCCCGAGCAGATTCCTGTTTTATCAAAATCCTTTATTGAAAATCTATCTCACCTTTCGTTTCAAGAAATCGGCTTTGCTGTTGCAAAGAATTTAATTGGCGATGATTTGCCCGAAGAAGAATTAAAACGAATTGTTGACCACAACATTCAGTTTGATGCGCCACTGGTGGAGATTGAAAAAAATATTTTTTCGTTGGAGTTGTTTCATGGCCCTACCCTTGCGTTTAAAGATTTTGGTGCTCGCTTTCTATCGGGCTTGCTTGGCTACTTTGCCAAGCAGCAAGAAAAGGAAATTACTATTCTGGTCGCTACCTCTGGCGATACTGGCAGTGCCGTGGCAAATGGGTTCTACAATGTATCGGGCACACGAGTGATTGTGCTCTATCCGTCAGGTAAAGTCAGCGAGATTCAAGAAAAGCAATTTACTACCCTTGGCGGAAACATTACAGCCTTGGAAATTGATGGCACGTTTGACGACTGCCAGCGGCTTGTGAAGCAAGCGTTTATAGATGAAGACTTAAAGCAAAAACTATTCTTAACCTCTGCCAATTCCATCAACATAGCGCGATTGATTCCACAATCATTTTATTACTTCTATGCTTTCGCTCAGCTAAACGAAAAACAAAAGCAAGTGGTATTTTCCGTTCCTTCTGGGAATTTCGGAAACCTAACGGCAGGCTTGTTGGCCAAACGAATGGGTTTGCCGATTCATCAATTCATTGCGGCCACCAATCAAAATGATATTGTCCCAGAATACCTTACGACAAAATTGTTTTCACCACGACCTTCGGTGCAAACCATCAGCAATGCGATGGATGTAGGCAACCCTAGCAACTTTGCGCGCATGTTGGATTTGTACCAAAACAATTTTGAAGGCTTATCAAAGGATGTGGTAGGTTGTCATTACTCCGATGAGCAAACTAGCGATGCCATGCGTGCTGTTTTCAAAAACAAAAACTACACCCTCGACCCGCAAGGGGCGATTGGTTATTTGGGTTTGAAAGATTACCTAAAATCTAACACAAATGCCGTTGGCGTATTTTTAGAAACGGCCCATCCCGCAAAATTCAAAGAAACTGTTCAAGCAGCCATTGGTACTGCTGTTTCCATTCCCGAACGATTACAAAACTTTTTGGTTGGTAAAAAGAAATCGATAAGAATGGGGAAAGAGTTTGGGGAATTGAAAGAGTTTTTGATTTGTTTATAA
- a CDS encoding outer membrane protein transport protein, with translation MRLLFAMSFVFVSVQIFAQDTHYWTYRYGTKAVLMGGPAVGGLEDNTSVIYNPALLSFVKSTSISINSNIYQIVNITAKNGAGPGQDVISNQFSAVPITLSGMIRKKKPRRLTMGYAIIVPSEFTFKATAREDGFKDIVTAGNESPGAEDYVGQFTIYTRLSENQGAFALAYKINDHWSVGLTNQFSFRSLSFTKNELCRMILNNSQASLVSTSESQSIEYTNLRYTAKIGVGFSSGKWSAGVAVLLPSIGLAGSGTIARDIVANNLQVNIEPNPNKPPILVRSNIAANDRQEKLATTYNTPLSISAGFAYKGTDFLVAASAEWFGSVSLYNIMSPQDNLFKRPTTLQLDGKKFLEVNASNKSIINFAIGAERSISDRLSLSTGFRTNRSFYDKAFDQRITDRNGRTINNNPLNLDISSWDVYHVVLGATLKQERRDLSIGITYSWANDGNIRQFANFDQPTENTFLLGQKLTTTASYYSFGVLLGYTLRVRSEN, from the coding sequence ATGAGACTTCTCTTCGCGATGAGCTTTGTGTTCGTTTCTGTACAGATTTTTGCTCAGGACACACATTACTGGACATATCGCTATGGCACCAAGGCTGTGCTGATGGGTGGCCCAGCCGTGGGCGGACTCGAAGACAATACTTCCGTTATTTACAATCCTGCCTTGTTGAGTTTTGTAAAAAGTACTTCCATTTCCATTAACTCCAATATTTATCAAATTGTGAACATCACTGCCAAAAATGGTGCAGGCCCTGGGCAAGATGTTATCAGCAATCAATTTTCTGCTGTTCCCATTACCCTTTCGGGGATGATACGCAAGAAAAAACCAAGAAGGCTTACCATGGGCTATGCGATTATCGTTCCCTCTGAATTCACATTCAAAGCTACCGCTCGAGAAGATGGATTTAAAGATATTGTAACAGCCGGAAATGAAAGCCCTGGTGCCGAAGATTATGTAGGCCAGTTTACGATCTATACACGCTTGTCTGAAAATCAAGGTGCGTTTGCTTTGGCCTATAAGATTAATGACCATTGGTCGGTGGGGCTTACCAATCAATTTAGCTTTCGGTCGCTCAGCTTTACCAAAAATGAGCTATGCCGAATGATTTTAAATAACTCGCAGGCGAGTTTGGTTAGCACAAGCGAATCACAAAGTATTGAATACACCAACCTTCGCTATACTGCTAAAATTGGAGTTGGTTTTTCTTCCGGTAAATGGTCGGCAGGTGTTGCCGTGCTGCTACCAAGCATAGGGTTAGCTGGTAGCGGAACGATTGCACGCGATATTGTGGCTAATAATCTCCAAGTCAATATCGAGCCGAATCCAAACAAGCCACCCATACTAGTGCGGTCTAATATTGCTGCCAACGACCGTCAAGAAAAACTTGCTACCACCTATAATACCCCACTCTCTATTTCTGCTGGTTTTGCATACAAAGGAACTGACTTTTTGGTGGCTGCTTCTGCCGAATGGTTTGGAAGTGTTTCGCTTTACAATATTATGTCGCCCCAAGACAATCTTTTTAAACGCCCAACCACTTTGCAACTGGATGGCAAGAAATTTTTAGAAGTGAATGCGTCCAATAAATCGATCATCAATTTTGCAATAGGTGCCGAACGTTCTATCAGCGATAGGCTAAGTCTGAGCACTGGCTTCCGTACCAATAGATCTTTTTACGATAAGGCGTTTGACCAACGCATTACCGACCGAAACGGTCGTACCATTAATAACAACCCGCTTAACTTAGACATTTCATCATGGGATGTATATCATGTTGTGCTTGGAGCCACACTAAAACAAGAAAGGAGAGATTTAAGTATTGGTATTACCTATTCGTGGGCCAATGATGGCAACATTCGTCAGTTCGCTAACTTCGACCAGCCTACAGAAAATACTTTCTTGCTAGGGCAGAAACTAACAACTACTGCCAGTTACTATTCTTTTGGAGTATTGCTCGGTTACACCCTGCGTGTCAGGTCTGAAAACTAA
- a CDS encoding PadR family transcriptional regulator — protein MNLENTQIQMRKGILEFCILHIISRGEVYASNMLDELTSAKMIVVEGTLYPLLTRLKNAGLLEYKWVESKSGPPRKYYKLTDDGTDFLKGLTDTWDELVRSTDAVRGKQEIVGSGQ, from the coding sequence ATGAACTTAGAGAACACTCAAATACAAATGCGGAAGGGGATTTTAGAATTCTGCATTCTCCATATTATTTCACGTGGTGAAGTGTATGCTTCCAATATGTTGGATGAACTAACTTCGGCCAAAATGATTGTGGTAGAAGGTACTTTGTATCCGTTGCTGACGCGATTGAAAAATGCAGGGCTGCTGGAATATAAATGGGTGGAATCAAAATCGGGGCCACCGAGAAAATATTACAAGCTGACCGATGATGGCACGGATTTTTTGAAAGGATTGACGGACACATGGGATGAATTGGTGCGGTCGACTGATGCAGTGAGGGGGAAGCAGGAAATAGTAGGCAGTGGGCAGTAG
- a CDS encoding DUF1624 domain-containing protein, giving the protein MRLYSLDVFRGITVAAMILVNNPGSWDSVYPPLLHAHWHGCSPNDLIFPFFLFIVGVSIHFAYQPKLSEGLTKKNLLKIIRRVLIIFLLGMMLALVPKFNFSTVRIPGVLQRISVVFLFCSLIYFKTNWLAQIRLALVLLVGYFVLMTMVPVPGIGAANLEPETNLGAWLDRILLNGHLWAQSKTWDPEGVLSTVPAIATGIIGMLTGQLFSKISEPVEKVTWLFFVGALLIVCGLAWGLVFPINKALWTSSYVLYTAGIAMQFLAACYWLIDVQGIKKWSTPFIYYGTNAIFVFVASGLLAKILLRIKVGEGENAISLWSVIYQNVYASWLSPKNASLGFAITLILFFLLILWQMYKRKVFVKV; this is encoded by the coding sequence ATGAGACTTTACTCCTTAGATGTTTTTCGCGGCATAACCGTGGCCGCCATGATTTTGGTCAACAACCCAGGCAGTTGGGACAGCGTTTACCCTCCCCTATTGCATGCCCATTGGCACGGTTGCTCACCCAATGATTTAATCTTTCCATTCTTTCTCTTTATTGTCGGAGTGTCGATTCACTTTGCATACCAACCAAAACTGAGTGAGGGGCTAACAAAAAAAAATCTTCTAAAAATAATCAGACGCGTGCTCATCATCTTTTTGTTGGGGATGATGTTGGCCCTAGTACCGAAGTTCAATTTTTCAACCGTTCGTATTCCCGGAGTATTGCAACGCATCAGCGTGGTGTTTTTATTTTGTTCATTGATTTATTTCAAAACCAATTGGCTTGCTCAAATTCGATTGGCATTAGTTTTATTGGTTGGTTACTTTGTATTGATGACGATGGTACCCGTGCCCGGGATTGGCGCAGCAAACCTAGAACCTGAGACAAACTTAGGCGCTTGGCTTGATCGCATTTTGCTTAACGGTCACTTGTGGGCGCAAAGCAAAACGTGGGATCCTGAAGGAGTGTTGAGTACCGTTCCAGCCATTGCCACTGGCATTATCGGCATGCTAACAGGCCAATTGTTTTCTAAAATTTCTGAACCCGTAGAAAAAGTAACCTGGTTATTTTTCGTTGGTGCCTTGCTTATCGTGTGCGGCTTAGCGTGGGGCTTGGTTTTCCCTATCAACAAAGCCTTGTGGACGAGCAGCTATGTTCTTTACACAGCAGGAATTGCCATGCAATTTTTGGCCGCGTGTTATTGGCTAATTGATGTGCAAGGAATAAAAAAATGGTCAACGCCTTTTATTTATTATGGCACGAATGCGATTTTCGTTTTTGTTGCTTCGGGGCTATTGGCAAAAATATTACTTCGGATAAAGGTAGGGGAAGGCGAAAATGCCATTTCATTATGGTCGGTGATTTATCAAAACGTTTACGCCAGTTGGCTCAGCCCCAAAAACGCCTCCTTGGGTTTTGCCATTACACTTATTCTTTTCTTTTTGTTAATTCTTTGGCAGATGTATAAGCGAAAGGTTTTTGTGAAGGTATAG
- a CDS encoding homoserine kinase translates to MNRVHAIAPATVANVCCGFDILGFAVDAPGDEVVVTRTEKAGVELIKITGDGGRLPMEANRNTASVAIQSYLAAICRNDVGVTVELHKKLPLGSGMGSSAASAVAALVAINHLMGEPFTRIELLPHAMEAERIACGAAHADNVAPSLLGGFVLIRDYHPLDVVKVPTTLALYATLVHPQLEVKTEDSRKILRSTLSLHDTITQCGNVAGLMVGLSTADGALIGRSLKDVIAEPVRSVFIPGFEEVREQAKNAGALGSGISGSGPTLFALSTSHDIAQRVGETIQEVFRRHLLASEVFISKINQQGARILSYEL, encoded by the coding sequence ATGAATAGAGTACACGCCATCGCTCCCGCCACCGTTGCCAACGTGTGTTGTGGTTTTGATATTTTGGGTTTTGCGGTAGATGCACCTGGTGATGAGGTGGTCGTTACGCGCACTGAAAAGGCAGGTGTTGAGCTTATTAAAATTACAGGAGATGGCGGAAGACTTCCGATGGAAGCAAATCGCAATACTGCCTCCGTAGCAATTCAATCTTACTTGGCAGCCATCTGTAGAAACGATGTGGGCGTTACGGTCGAGCTTCATAAAAAACTTCCCCTTGGCAGTGGCATGGGTTCGAGTGCCGCTAGTGCCGTAGCAGCTTTAGTGGCCATCAATCATTTGATGGGCGAGCCATTCACCAGAATAGAGCTTCTACCACACGCCATGGAAGCCGAGCGCATTGCTTGCGGTGCAGCACATGCAGACAATGTTGCGCCCTCACTGCTTGGTGGCTTTGTGTTGATCCGCGATTATCATCCGTTAGATGTAGTGAAAGTGCCGACTACTTTAGCTTTGTATGCTACACTTGTTCACCCGCAGCTAGAAGTAAAAACGGAAGACTCACGAAAAATTTTACGCTCTACACTCAGCCTGCACGATACCATCACACAATGCGGCAACGTAGCAGGGTTGATGGTAGGCTTAAGTACTGCAGATGGTGCGCTGATCGGGCGATCGTTAAAAGATGTAATTGCCGAACCCGTGCGTTCCGTTTTCATTCCCGGATTTGAAGAGGTGCGAGAACAAGCGAAGAATGCTGGTGCGTTGGGGAGTGGTATTTCTGGTTCTGGACCTACGCTGTTTGCATTGAGTACTTCGCATGACATTGCACAGCGCGTGGGCGAAACCATTCAAGAAGTTTTTAGGCGACATCTGCTGGCGAGTGAAGTTTTTATATCTAAAATCAATCAACAGGGAGCGAGAATACTTAGCTACGAGCTGTGA
- a CDS encoding MBL fold metallo-hydrolase — protein MNLTIKFLGAARSVTGSKYLLDEGEQQILVDCGLFQGQKELRLRNWDKLPIDPAEIDVVVITHAHIDHVGYLPRLVKDGFSGKIICTQATEDLMKIMLLDAAKLQEEEALFAFKRGYSKHSKPQPLFTTEDAKTVLMLVDSHPLKQEIKLNKRTSIKFYNAGHILGAAFVEMKVRGDREEKTIVFSGDLGRYHDPVMFEPEAISQADVLVVESTYGNKVNPQQDVEEQLTKIVKEAIDHNGALVIPAFAVGRTQSLIYYFNKLMQDEKIPTLPIYIDSPMAINVTDLYERHGGLHKIIVTRQGSQLMSIFDTPNIHFCNTRESSKALNEIKKPIIIISASGMATGGRILHHLTHRLPRTTDTVLFAGYQAEGSRGRDILEGEKFVKIFGEQIPINCHVREVHGLSAHADQTELLQWLDNFTKAPKKTFITHGEIESATAFAKLIEEKKGWKTIVPEYLQKDVLFEGI, from the coding sequence ATGAATCTCACCATCAAATTTCTCGGGGCAGCACGCAGCGTTACCGGTTCTAAATATTTATTAGATGAGGGCGAACAACAGATTTTGGTGGACTGTGGACTCTTTCAAGGGCAAAAAGAATTGCGCCTTCGCAATTGGGACAAGCTACCGATCGATCCGGCAGAAATTGATGTGGTGGTGATCACCCATGCACACATCGACCACGTTGGTTATTTGCCAAGATTAGTAAAAGATGGTTTTTCAGGCAAAATCATTTGTACTCAAGCCACCGAAGACTTGATGAAAATCATGTTGCTCGATGCCGCCAAGCTACAAGAAGAAGAAGCCCTTTTTGCTTTCAAACGCGGTTACTCCAAACACAGCAAGCCCCAACCACTTTTTACCACCGAAGATGCTAAGACCGTGCTCATGCTGGTCGACAGCCATCCGCTGAAGCAAGAAATAAAATTAAACAAGCGCACGTCCATCAAATTTTATAACGCGGGTCACATATTAGGTGCGGCTTTTGTTGAGATGAAAGTGCGGGGCGATCGCGAAGAAAAGACAATCGTATTCTCGGGCGACCTTGGTCGCTACCACGACCCCGTGATGTTTGAACCTGAAGCCATTTCGCAAGCCGATGTGTTGGTAGTGGAATCTACGTATGGAAACAAAGTAAATCCGCAACAAGATGTTGAAGAACAACTGACCAAAATTGTAAAAGAAGCGATTGACCACAATGGCGCATTGGTGATACCGGCCTTTGCGGTGGGACGCACCCAAAGTTTGATCTACTATTTTAACAAACTCATGCAGGATGAAAAGATTCCAACGCTCCCCATTTACATCGATAGCCCCATGGCCATCAACGTAACGGATCTGTATGAGCGGCACGGAGGTTTGCACAAAATAATAGTAACACGGCAGGGCAGTCAATTGATGAGTATTTTTGACACGCCCAACATTCACTTTTGTAACACACGTGAAAGCTCAAAAGCACTGAACGAAATAAAGAAACCCATCATCATCATCTCCGCCAGCGGGATGGCCACCGGTGGGCGGATTTTACATCACCTCACCCATCGCTTACCGCGAACTACCGATACGGTTTTGTTTGCTGGCTACCAGGCAGAAGGCTCGCGTGGGCGCGATATTTTAGAAGGCGAAAAGTTTGTCAAAATATTTGGAGAGCAAATTCCGATCAATTGTCACGTGCGGGAAGTACACGGCCTGTCTGCCCATGCCGACCAAACCGAATTGCTTCAATGGCTCGATAACTTTACCAAAGCCCCAAAGAAAACGTTCATCACACATGGTGAAATTGAAAGTGCTACCGCCTTTGCCAAACTGATTGAAGAAAAGAAAGGGTGGAAGACGATCGTGCCGGAGTATTTGCAAAAAGATGTTTTGTTTGAAGGAATTTAA
- a CDS encoding 30S ribosomal protein S20 codes for MANHKSAEKRIRANETKRVRNRYQMKTTRTSVKKLLGTTKKDEAEALLKEVSGMLDKLAKKNIIHWKKAANQKSKLTKRVKAIA; via the coding sequence ATGGCAAATCACAAATCAGCAGAGAAAAGAATTAGGGCAAATGAGACCAAGCGCGTAAGAAACCGCTACCAGATGAAAACTACTCGCACCAGCGTGAAGAAATTGTTGGGCACTACTAAAAAAGACGAAGCAGAAGCTTTGTTGAAAGAAGTAAGCGGCATGCTAGATAAATTGGCGAAAAAGAACATCATTCATTGGAAGAAGGCCGCCAACCAAAAGAGCAAATTAACGAAGCGCGTAAAAGCGATCGCTTAA